Proteins encoded by one window of Apium graveolens cultivar Ventura unplaced genomic scaffold, ASM990537v1 ctg4759, whole genome shotgun sequence:
- the LOC141702195 gene encoding uncharacterized protein LOC141702195 gives MSVFQMQEVPLETWMTPIHNYIRTWTFPEDKLQARSLRYQAVKYVEYDGVLYKRGFNHPLLRCIDLEERNYILREIHEDICGNHSRGGSLALKFLRQGYYWPAMKEDAFKFVRACDRCQRFANYSNVPTISITSLDIASEDQYTDQDDSYYK, from the exons ATGAGTGTGTTTCAGATGCAAGAGGTTCCGCTGGAGACTTGGATGACCCCTATTCACAACTATATCCGCACATGGACTTTTCCAGAAGACAAACTACAGGCTCGAAGCCTTCGTTATCAGGCTGTGAAGTACGTTGAGTATGATGGGGTGCTATATAAGAGAGGATTTAATCATCCGCTTTTACGATGTATAGATTTGGAAGAAAGAAATTATATTCTTAGAGAGATACATGAAGATATATGTGGAAACCACTCGAGGGGTGGTTCGTTGGCATTAAAATTCCTTAGACAGGGATATTATTGGCCAGCAATGAAAGAAGATGCTTTCAAGTTTGTTAGGGCGTGTGACCGTTGCCAACGATTTGCTAATTATTCTAATGTCCCAACAATATCCATAACTTCGTTG GATATTGCTTCTGAAGATCAATATACTGATCAGgatgactcctactacaag